Proteins encoded within one genomic window of Budorcas taxicolor isolate Tak-1 chromosome 12, Takin1.1, whole genome shotgun sequence:
- the DLEU7 gene encoding LOW QUALITY PROTEIN: leukemia-associated protein 7 (The sequence of the model RefSeq protein was modified relative to this genomic sequence to represent the inferred CDS: inserted 2 bases in 1 codon; deleted 1 base in 1 codon; substituted 1 base at 1 genomic stop codon) encodes MVALHTLXLLQQEGGSGDRPGAPGSPHDLDHVPTTPACRSGPGLAGPRRGREEEGGSRGIRNLGSRAQASSAEVEAVRGAKGGAELLPFPGGRGPCILARMATRSSLAXSELVRVEQTDAPGPPPQERSFPIRLKDSVEFRNICSHLALQTEGQQFDRDLNAAHQCLKTIVKKLIQSLANLPSDAHMVACASWRQILQNLPDI; translated from the exons ATGGTGGCTCTGCACACCCTTTAGCTGCTGCAGCAGGAGGGGGGCTCAGGGGACCGTCCGGGCGCCCCAGGGAGCCCGCATGACCTAGACCACGTGCCCACCACCCCGGCGTGTCGCTCAGGCCCAGGGCTGGCAGGGCCCAGGAGAGGGCGGGAAGAGGAGGGCGGGAGCCGGGGGATCAGGAATCTGGGGTCC AGGGCGCAGGCGAGCTCCGCCGAGGTGGAAGCTGTGCGAGGTGCCAAAGGGGGCGCGGAACTGCTGCCCTTCCCCGGGGGCCGCGGGCCCTGCATCCTGGCTCGGATGGCGACACGCAGCTCGCTGGC CTCGGAGCTGGTCAGAGTGGAGCAGACAGATGCTCCTGGGCCCCCTCCGCAGGAGCGGTCCTTCCCCATCCGCCTGAAG GACAGTGTTGAGTTTAGAAACATCTGCAGTCATTTGGCTCTACAAACTGAAGGACAGCAGTTTGACAGAGATTTGAATGCTGCCCACCAGTGTTTGAAAACGATAGTCAAGAAGCTGATTCAGTCACTTGCTAATCTTCCTTCTGATGCCCACATGGTAGCCTGTGCTTCCTGGAGACAGATCTTACAGAATCTCCCTGACATATGA